The following DNA comes from Peribacillus sp. FSL E2-0218.
AGTGGGAAGAATGGAACGCCTTTCAGCAGGTGATCCGGAAGGTGATCACGCACACATCTGAGCGCACACAAAAATAGCTGCAGGCTTCTGCAGCTATTTTCTCTTTTCGTTTTCGATTGCTTCAGCCTCGGCAAGCTTTTTCAGCAAGATGGGTGTGGGCATATGCATGATTTGCTCCAAGGGCAAATTGAGGGATTTGGATAATTTCAATGCAGTTTCCGGTGAAATTTGCAGTGGCTTCATGACGGATTCTCCTTAATGGTAAGCGTAATTAGTTCCAGTTTAGCCTCTATGCAACAATTAATCAATCTTTACTTAGCTGTATAGGCTTCTCGAAACAATATCTTTAAATAAGATGTTAGGTAAAAAGATCCTTGTGATTGCAGGTTTAAATAAGGATGGGCATTTTCATAATAGTGAAGCAGGAAAAAGCAAGTGATACGGTCGGAATATTGGATGCAGGATCAGATGGGACTTCAGGTCATGATTGCTGAAGAAGGGAAGGAGCGCAGGCAAATCCTGACCGGAAAAGGACAGAACCTGATTATATGTCGAGGAAAAACCAATCCTTCCACAGCATCAACGAGGCTGTAAAACGAGTGCAGGAGATAGCTATTATGAAGGAAGTGGCTGGATCTGTCCAAAGGGTCAGGGAGGTCGTTTAGGCAGGAGGCAAAGAAGCGGTTTTAACCGGAAAGTCTTTCAATGAAATCATTGGCGTGATCGAAGGGAATATTACCGATTCAAAGGAAATGGAATGGACCATTCAACGTTTGATATCGGTCATCCAGAAAATGAGGGACTTTTCGGAAAAGGTATCCAGTCAAGCCGGTGCACTGAATAATACGGCACATGCATTGTAGAATGGAAATGGACCTGTGGGACCTGGCCCATTCCCATCCTGAAAATCGCTTATAACCATTTGACTTTTGGTTCAGTTTTATCAATAATTCGTTTAATGTTCGCCCGGTGCCGGTAGAAAATGAAGATCATAAAAACGCCGATCACTGTAATGAGGGCCCAATCACCTGCATGAAACACCAAACTATAGATAAACGCAAGAAGGGAGGCGATCATGGACGAAAGTGATACGTATTTGGAAATGTATAGGGATATAAAGAAAATGATGACGGCAATGAGAAAAAATAATGGTTCATAAGCAAGAATGACACCAGCTGAAGTCGCAACCGCTTTCCCGCCCCTAAAGTTTGCAAAAACGGGAAACATATGGCCGATGACGGCAATTACGCCGATAAGCATCTCATTTATATTTATATCAGCACTAAGCAAAAACGGGAGTGAAGTTGCAAGGGTCCCTTTAAGGATATCCATGATGGTGACGGTAAGCCCTGCCTTGACACCCAATGTCCGGAAGGTATTTGTCCCGCCAAGATTTTTACTGCCATGCTCCCGAATGTCGATTTTGTAAAACGTTTTGCCGATAATTAAACCGGATGGGATCGATCCAATCAAGTAGGCGGACAGTATAATGATAAATGTAAGCATTCTATGACCCTTTCTTTAAGAAAAATCTTCTTATTTATTCATGTTTAAGAGGCTGATTGTCACCATATTTGAAAAAAATAGCCAAAAACAGCGTTAAACTGCATGATAAGCATCTCTTATTGTAACATTTTCGTGACAAAATGGTACGGCTGTCCGAAAAAAATCTATTGAAAAATGAATTTTACTTGATGAATATGCACTTTTTAATATAGGTTTAAGTTGTAGCAGGGCAAAAGGTTTAGGATTTCTTATTTTCGTATATATAAAATGGAGCCTGTTTGTATAAAGCCTAACAATACGTGGCAGGCTGGTTGAACAGAAAGGGCGGCAAGGGAGCCATGCCTTTTCGAAACATATTTTTTCTTGTATAATTGTTTTTCTTAATAATGGGAAATAATCAGCTTGCCATTGCAAAATATCCTTGTTAAGTATACTTTTTATGCAATATAACATTTTATAAATAGAGGGGATTGGTAAGAATGATAGAAAATCCAAGCAGAGCGGAAATGGGCCAAATGCTAAAAAAAGCGAAGCGGATCGCTGTAGTCGGTTTATCGAATAACCCCGAGCGGACGTCTTATATGGTATCCAAGGCGATGCAGGACAGCGGATATGAGATCATCCCGGTTAACCCTTCCGTATCCGAAGTGTTGGGCGTCAAGGCCGTGAAAGCCCTCAAAGATATTGAAGGCCATGTCGATATCGTCAATGTGTTTCGCCGTTCGGAATTCCTCCCGGAGATTGCCAAAGAGTTTGCCGACATTGATGCTGATATCTTTTGGGCTCAGCTGGGTGTGGAAAACGAGGAAGCCTATAATTTCTTGAAGGAAAAGGGTTATACTGTCATCATGGATCGATGCATTAAAGTCGAACACGCCCTGACGAAGTAAAGTCAAAAGAGCGGACATCCGCTCTTTTTAGGATGTTGCTTGAGAGTCTCAACCATGGCCAAAGCCGCGGGATATCCAGGGGATTTAACAACATTTTGATCAAAATAGTAAAAGTATATTTGCCAAATGAAAAATTACCGCTACAATTAGAACGGTAGCTATGATACGTTTTCAAGCGAAAAGTTCCAGGCAAATGGGCTAACGCTAATAAAAGGGACAAAAAAATAGAACACTTGTTCTTTTCTCGTGAAAGTATTATACTTTTTATATGAATAGTAACGTATGTGAAAAATTGTTAAAGCTAGTGAGTCATTTCATTGCAGTATGATTTGGCCCGGAAATTGTGTTTAGTAAGGAAAGGGGAATTTCTGTGGCAAAAAAGGTAAAAGCAATCGAGTACAATGATGATGCAATTCAGGTACTGGAAGGACTCGAAGCGGTCAGAAAACGTCCCGGTATGTATATCGGCAGTACTGATGCACGCGGACTTCATCATTTAGTGTACGAGATTGTAGATAACTCCGTAGATGAGGCTTTGGCTGGTTATGGAGACCAAATTAGTGTGAAAATACATAAAGATAACAGTGTAAGTGTAACGGATAGGGGCCGCGGGATGCCTACGGGTATGCATAAATTGGGTAAACCGACGCCTGAAGTCATTTTGACGATCCTCCATGCAGGGGGGAAATTCGGACAAGGTGGATATAAAACGAGCGGAGGCCTTCACGGTGTGGGTGCTTCAGTCGTTAATGCGCTGTCTGAATGGCTTGTCGTGACGATCAAAAGGGACGGGTTCATATACGAACAACGGTTTTTCAATGGAGGCAAGCCTGAAACGACCTTGGAGAAACTCGGTAAAACGAATCAAACGGGAACGAAGATTCACTTCAAGCCCGATCCAAAGATATTTTCGGTGACCACCTTCAATTACGATATCCTATGTGAACGTCTCCGTGAATCAGCGTTTCTATTAAAGGGCATGAAGATAGAATTGACGGATGAACGCAACGACCGAAATGAAACCTTCCATTATGAAAATGGAATCGAAGCATTTGTGGATTACTTAAATGAGGAAAAAGAGACCCTTCATGGTGTTGTTAGCCTGGAAGGGGAGCAAAATGGGATAGAAGTTGAACTTGCCTTTCAATTCAACGATGGCTACTCAGAGAATATTTTAAGCTTCGTCAATAATGTTCGTACAAAAGACGGCGGCACCCATGAAATCGGCGCAAAAACGGCCATGACCAGGGCATTTAATGATTATGCGAGAAAAATGGGGCTATTGAAGGAAAAAGATAAAAACCTCGAAGGTACCGATATACGTGAAGGCTTGTCATCGATTATCTCTGTCCGCATTCCGGAAGAACTGCTTCAATTCGAAGGGCAGACCAAGAGCAAGCTTGGCACCAGCGAGGCGCGCTCTGCAGTCGATTCCATCGTGTCAGAGCACTTAGCCTACTTTTTTGAAGAAGATCCGACCACGAGTACCTTGTTGGTTAAAAAATCGATTAAAGCGTTCCAGGCACGCGAAGCGGCCCGCAAAGCAAGGGAGGATGCAAGGAGCGGAAAGAAACGAAAAAAATCCGATGCCATCCTATCTGGTAAGCTGACGCCGGCTCAATCGAAAAATCCCGAACGTAATGAATTGTACCTTGTGGAAGGGGACTCTGCCGGAGGATCCGCAAAGCAAGGGCGGGATCGCCGTTTTCAGGCGGTTTTGCCTTTAAGGGGTAAAGTCATCAATACGGAAAAGGCCAAACTGGCTGATATTTTTAAGAACGAAGAAATCAATACGATCATCCACGCCATTGGCGGAGGGGTCGGGGCCGAGTTCAATACGCCGGACACCAATTACGATAAAGTGATCATCATGACCGATGCCGATACGGATGGTGCCCATATCCAAGTGCTTCTTCTGACTTTCTTTTACCGTTATATGAAACCATTGATAGAGTCAGGGAAGGTTTATATTGCCCTGCCGCCATTATATAAAGTGAGTAAAGGGACCGGGAAGAAAGAAGTGATTGAATATGCCTGGAGTGACGAGGAGCTTCAGGGAGCGATAGACAAAGTGGGGAAAGGCTATATGATTCAGCGTTATAAAGGGCTTGGAGAGATGAATGCCGATCAATTATGGGATACCACGATGAACCCGGAGACAAGGACGCTGATCCGTGTGAAAATCGATGATGGGGCCCGTGCGGAAAGACGAGTGACGACATTAATGGGAGACAAGGTTGAACCGCGCCGCAAATGGATTGAAGCAAATGTCGCTTTTGGTCTCGAGGAAGAATCGAATATTTTAGATAATGAAAATATGTCGATTGAAGAGGAGGTCAATAACGATGGTATTTGAAGAAACGTTTCGCGATTTGCCGCTTGAAGAGGTCATCGGAGATCGCTTCGGGCGCTATAGTAAATACATTATCCAGGATCGGGCCCTTCCCGATGCCAGGGACGGCTTAAAACCGGTACAGCGCAGGATCTTGTATGCGATGCATGTGGAAGGAAATACACAGGAAAAAGGATTCAGGAAATCTGCAAAAACGGTCGGTAATGTCATTGGTAACTATCATCCCCATGGGGATTCATCTGTATATGAGGCGATGGTAAGGATGAGCCAAGACTGGAAGCTGCGGAAAGTCATGGTCCAAATGCACGGAAACAATGGTAGCATCGATGGCGACCCGCCTGCTGCGATGCGGTATACGGAAGCCAGGCTTTCATCGATTGCTTCGGAGATGTTACGTGATATTGAAAAACGGACGGTCGACTTCGTGCCGAACTTTGATGATACTTCGGAAGAGCCGATCGTGTTGCCTGCGATGTTCCCGAACTTGCTCGTAAACGGTTCCACTGGGATCTCAGCCGGATATGCCACGGAAATTCCGCCGCATCAAATAGGAGAGGTCATCGATGCCGCCATCATGCGGATCGATAAGCCTGAAGCGACCGTCGCGGATTTAATGACGGTCATCAAGGGACCGGATTTCCCTACTGGCGGAATCATACAAGGCATCGAAGGCATTCGCAAAGCCTATGAAACAGGCAAAGGAAAAATCATCATTCGCGGTCTGGCGGACGTGGAAACGATTCGTGGCGGCAAACAGCAAATCGTCATCACCGAAATCCCATATGAAGTCAATAAAGCGAACCTGGTCAAGAAGATGGATGAGTTCCGTCTAGACCGGAAAGTGGAAGGCATCGCCGAAGTAAGGGATGAAACGGACCGGACCGGACTGCGCATCGTCATCGAATTGAAGAAAGAAGCGGATGCAAACGGTGTCCTGCATTACTTATACAAGAATTCCGATCTTCAAATTGCCTATAACTTCAATATGG
Coding sequences within:
- the plsY gene encoding glycerol-3-phosphate 1-O-acyltransferase PlsY, encoding MLTFIIILSAYLIGSIPSGLIIGKTFYKIDIREHGSKNLGGTNTFRTLGVKAGLTVTIMDILKGTLATSLPFLLSADININEMLIGVIAVIGHMFPVFANFRGGKAVATSAGVILAYEPLFFLIAVIIFFISLYISKYVSLSSMIASLLAFIYSLVFHAGDWALITVIGVFMIFIFYRHRANIKRIIDKTEPKVKWL
- the parE gene encoding DNA topoisomerase IV subunit B yields the protein MAKKVKAIEYNDDAIQVLEGLEAVRKRPGMYIGSTDARGLHHLVYEIVDNSVDEALAGYGDQISVKIHKDNSVSVTDRGRGMPTGMHKLGKPTPEVILTILHAGGKFGQGGYKTSGGLHGVGASVVNALSEWLVVTIKRDGFIYEQRFFNGGKPETTLEKLGKTNQTGTKIHFKPDPKIFSVTTFNYDILCERLRESAFLLKGMKIELTDERNDRNETFHYENGIEAFVDYLNEEKETLHGVVSLEGEQNGIEVELAFQFNDGYSENILSFVNNVRTKDGGTHEIGAKTAMTRAFNDYARKMGLLKEKDKNLEGTDIREGLSSIISVRIPEELLQFEGQTKSKLGTSEARSAVDSIVSEHLAYFFEEDPTTSTLLVKKSIKAFQAREAARKAREDARSGKKRKKSDAILSGKLTPAQSKNPERNELYLVEGDSAGGSAKQGRDRRFQAVLPLRGKVINTEKAKLADIFKNEEINTIIHAIGGGVGAEFNTPDTNYDKVIIMTDADTDGAHIQVLLLTFFYRYMKPLIESGKVYIALPPLYKVSKGTGKKEVIEYAWSDEELQGAIDKVGKGYMIQRYKGLGEMNADQLWDTTMNPETRTLIRVKIDDGARAERRVTTLMGDKVEPRRKWIEANVAFGLEEESNILDNENMSIEEEVNNDGI
- a CDS encoding CoA-binding protein, which translates into the protein MIENPSRAEMGQMLKKAKRIAVVGLSNNPERTSYMVSKAMQDSGYEIIPVNPSVSEVLGVKAVKALKDIEGHVDIVNVFRRSEFLPEIAKEFADIDADIFWAQLGVENEEAYNFLKEKGYTVIMDRCIKVEHALTK
- a CDS encoding YycC family protein; the protein is MKPLQISPETALKLSKSLNLPLEQIMHMPTPILLKKLAEAEAIENEKRK